The genomic DNA AGGACCATAAATAAGTCCATAACTCTCTAAAATTCAAAGTTTGGAAAGATAAAAAAATACTAGTACCTATTCCTCCAATCCCAAAAAGTCCTAGAATTACTGTACTTCTTATTGAACACTCTAATCGGTATAAACCAAAGTTTTTAAATGTATTTATTATTGGACACCATAATATAGTTAATAAAGAAGAAAATTTAGGACCATTTATTTGATTTATATATTCAAAACTTTTGTAGTCAATAGTTTCTAATTGTTCAGCAAAAACTTTTGAATTTACAGCAATATAAGGTATACATATAGCTATTATTCCTATTGAAAAATTTATTCCATATATTTGCATTAATACTATTCCCCAAACTACTTCATGAATAGATCTAATTATTGTTAGAAAAAACCTTATTATGCGGTAGAAAAAATTTGGAATATTAAAGATTTTATAAAAAATATTTGAGGATATTACTCCAAAAATTGCTCCAAAAATAATACTTACTAACCAACTAAAAAAACCAATTAAGATTGTTTCATTTAATCGATTAAATACGGTAATAATAATTTCATTATCGATCTTGGGATTTAATGAAGAAATTAAGAATTCTTGGAATAATTCAAATCCTCCAAAATGAATATTGTTTATTAATTGATACCCTAGAGGTAAGCATACCAAAATTGGAAGAAAAGATAATGAGGTATAGTTTAATTTTAATTTATTCAACTAATTAATATATTTTGTCTAAATGAAGCTTCTTTAAGTTAATTCTTTTAATATTGAAAAAAATTTCACCATCCCTTATTCCAATAACTTTATCGAAATCGTTCAGCAAATCTAATCTATGTAATGCAACTAATGCAGTCTTTGGCGATTTTTTTGTATTATTTTTATCTACATTTTCTAACAGCAGGTTTTTAATTGTTGTTATCAATTTGGGATCTAAATTATTAAAAGGCTCATCAGCAAGTAATATATTTGATCCTTGAATTAATGATCTAGCTATAGCCACCCTTTGTTTTTGCCCCCCAGATAGTTTTTTGATTTTTTTGTCGTAAACAGAGTTATGAAGTCTACATAATTGCATATATTTATGCGCCTTATTAAAAGAACTTATATTTAGCAAATTTTTAAAAGCGAAATAAAAATTGTTTTCCGCTAGTAGTCCACAATTAACATTTTGTTCTGCAGAGAGATCTTCTATTAATCTTAAATCTTGCCAAATAGTTGTTATCTTACTTTTTTGCTTTCTATCTAATTCCTCGAAACTTCTATTGAATAATTTAACCTCACCTTGAGTGGGCTTGATAGTGCCATTAAGTATTGATATAAGGGTAGTTTTCCCTGAACCACTTTTACCTAAAAGTGCAATTTTCTCACCTGAATTTATTTTTAAATTTACTTTATTTAGGATTAGATTATTTTTGTATTTATAAGATATATTTCTTAATTCTAAGAGAGTATTATTCATCTTATTTTATTTAATTTCCTCGCTACTTCCTCTATCTTTTTATACTGTTTTGCATCTGCATCTATAAATCTTTTTGCATTGAACATATCTAAAATCTGTTTATGTGATTTTTGATTTATATCTAAATTTAGAATTACTGATTTAAGTTCTTTTGAAAACCCTTCCCAAAATCTATTTTCAAGATCCCCTTGAGCTACCCAATGATAGTCAACATATTCTGGGGTAATCCAAAATAATTCTAAATTACTTGTTCTTTTGGGATTATTTTTAAGATTATTTTCCCAAACTTGTTTATTTAAAGCTCCAGCATCATATGCCCCACTATTAACTAAAGCTATTGTGGCATCATGACTCCCACTAAAACCTGCTTTCTTTCCTTTAAAGTGTATAACTTCTACTCCTGCTTGATTTAAGAAATATTCTGGCATTAGTCTTCCAGAAGTTGAGTTTTCAGAGCCAAAAGTAAATCTTAAATTTTTTAGTTTTTTAAGTCCTTTAATTTTTGAAATTGAGTTAAGTTTTAAATTTTTGTTTACTATAAAAACACTTTTAAATTCCTTATCGATATCTCTTTGAGCTATGACAATTGAACTAGGATTTTGTAATCTTGCTTGAACTCCTGATAAACCGCCAAACCAAACTAAATCTAAATCTTTAGTTCTAAATCCAGTTACTGCTGCAACATAATTAATAACAGGAATGTATTTAACTTCTACACCGAGTTGTTTGGATAATTCTCTTGAAAATAAATTAAATCTTTTGTCCAAAATATCTTGGTTTTGATCAGGTATTGCTCCAACTTTTAAAACTTTGGTATTTGAAAATACAGGTGATGAAAAAAAAGAAAATAATAAGGATAAAAATACTAAGAAATTTTTGAAATTTAACATTATTATTTAAATTAGAAGTATACAGATATAGCTTTTTCAAGCCTATCTAGTCCGTCTTTGATTTTAACTTCTGAAGCTGCACAAGATATTCTTATACATTCGTCAGCCCCAAAAACTTTTCCTGGTACAACAACTAATCCGTAATCTTGAAGAGCTTTATTGCAGAAATCAACAGAAGTAATTGAGGAGTTAGGTAATCTTGGAAATGCGTAAAATGCTCCATTAGGTTCTTCAATATAAATCCCATTTATGTTCTTAAGGCCCTCATAGAGAAGACTTCTTCTTTGATCATAATGGCTATTTATCATTGAGAAAAATTCATTATTAATTTTTAAAGCCTCTAAAGCACCTTTTTGAACAAAAGAGCAAACATTACTTGTGCTTTGACTTTGTAATGCTGAGGATGCTTTGATTACATCTTTGGAACCCACTAAATAACCTATCCTCCAGCCAGTCATAGCCCATCCTTTTGCAAACCCATTTATTATAAAAATCCTATCTTTTAAGTCATTTGCTAATGAAGATAAACTGTAGTGTTTAAATTCTTTTTTAAGTATTAATTCGTAAATCTCATCAGAAAGAATATTGATATTTGGATTTTCTCTAGCTAAATCGGCAATTTGTAATAATTCTTCCTTTGACATAACTCTTCCAGTAGGGTTATTAGGAGAGTTGATAATTATAAATTTAGTTTTTGAAGAGATTTTAGACTTCAAGTCTTTTATATTTATTTTAAATCCATCTTTAGCAGAAGAATTCGTAAAAATTGGCTTCCCGCCTGCCAATCTAACCATCTGGGGATAACTTAACCAATATGGAGAAGGAATAATAACTTCGTCTCCAGTATTTAACAACACTTGGAAAAGATTATATATTGCTTGCTTAGCTCCATTTGTGACCATTACATTTTCAAAGTCATAATTTAAATTGTTTTGAATTTGAAGTTTATTTGCAATTGCTTTTCGGAGATCTAAATTCCCCGCTGCAGGACCGTATTTTGTAAATCCATCAAATATAGCCTTACTTGTAGCCTCAATAACTTCTTTTGGGGCATCAAAATCAGGTTCTCCTGCACTTAAATTGCAAATATCTACTCCTTCTGCAGATAATTGATTTGCTTTAGCACTTATCTGCAATGTAAGAGAAGGCTCAATTGAAAGTGCCCGATCAGATAAATTAACTTGACTCATTGACTTATGACTTTTCAAATATGACTTTTAATAATGACAAATGCATAAATTAAGAATAAATAAAACTATCACATAATGGTTTAATTTAGTTCATTTTCTTAATCTATTTTATTTTCATGTTTTGAGTTCTTAAGATAAAAATATTTAAAGTTTTATTTTCGGTGAAAAGGTTAGTAATTGGGAGAGGAAGTGTATTTGCAGATTTGTTAATAATTGGTGAGGCGCCTGGAGCACAGGAAGATTTAGAGGGAAAACCTTATGTAGGTAAATCTGGTAAGTTATTAAACGAATTATTAATACAAGCTGGGATTGACTATAAGAAGGATGTTTATTTTTGTAATGTAATTAAATGTCGTCCACCAAATAATAGAAAACCTTCTGCTAGAGAAATTAATATTCATAAACCTTGGTTATTACAGCAAATAAAGCTAGTTGATCCAAAATTTATATTACTTACTGGTTCTACTGCTATGAGAGCTATTTTAGAAGTTAAAGATCCTATAAGTAATTTAAGAGGTCAATGGATAAAAAAAGATGGGAGAGAAATTATGGTAATTTTTCATCCATCTTATTTGTTGAGATTTCCTTCAAAAGAAATCAATAAACCTTACCATTTAACTTTGAAAGACCTAGAGAATGTAAGTGGTAAACTATATGCCGTATAATTTAGTGAAATCCTTTTTGAATATCAAGAATTTTAATGTCATTAACTCAATCAAAAGAGGTTAATAGTCTCTCCAAAAGATATTCAACTCATATTGAGAGAAGGATAACTAGAACAGTAATGGTGGGTGATGTAGCCATTGGAAGTGATTATCCAGTAAGAGTTCAATCGATGATAAATGAAGATACAATGGATGTCGAAAATTCTTACTTGGCTATCAAAAGACTTCACGATGTGGGTTGTGAAATAGTAAGGTTAACTGTCCCTTCCTTAGCACATGCCAAAGCAGTAGGAGATATAAAGGCAAAATTATTAGAAAATAATATCAACACCCCCTTAGTGGCTGATGTTCACCATAATGGTATGAAAATTGCAATGGAAGTTGCAAAACATGTTGATAAAGTTAGGATAAACCCTGGATTGTTTGTTTTTGAAAAATCAGACCCTACAAGAACTGAATATACAGATGAGGAATTTGAAACTATTAAGCAAACAATACTTAAAAGATTTACCCCTTTAGTTGAAGTTTTAAAGACTGAAAACAAAGCTCTAAGGATTGGAGTTAACCATGGATCTCTATCTGAGAGGATGCTTTTTACTTATGGAGATACGCCATTAGGAATGACAGAATCTGCGATGGAGTTCGTCAAAATTTGTGATGAGCTTGATTTTCATAATATAATTATTTCTATGAAAGCTTCTAGGGCTCCGGTCATGATGGCAGCCTACAGAATGATTGCAGATAGGCTTGACTCAGAAGGATATAACTATCCCTTACATTTGGGAGTGACCGAAGCTGGTGATGGTGATTATGGAAGGATTAAAAGTACTGCTGGAATTGGAACGCTTTTAGCAGAGGGATTAGGAGATACCATCAGGGTTTCCTTAACAGAAGCTCCAGAAAAGGAAATACCAGTTTGCTATTCAATTTTGCAATCTTTAGGATTAAGAAAAACAATGGTTGAATACATCAGTTGCCCTAGTTGTGGTAGAACACTTTTCAATCTAGAGGAAGTTGTAGATAAAGTTAGAAACGCCACCTCACATTTAACGGGTCTAGATATAGCAATAATGGGATGTATTGTTAATGGACCAGGAGAAATGGCAGATGCTGATTATGGTTATGTTGGAAAAGGTAAAGGAACTATTGCCTTATATAGAAGGAAAGAAGAAATAAAAAGAGTACCTGAAGATGAAGGGGTTAATGCTTTAATCCAACTTATCAAGGATGATGGGAAGTGGATTGATCCTTAAGGATTTGTCAATTTTTTGAAATTATAAATAAATTCTTTTTATAATAAGAAATATGAAATTCTCTGAAGATAAGAAAATTGGTTAAAAAAAAATTTATAATTCTGTTTGCGTCAACCTTTTCTGGGCTATTTTTAAATAATTTTGCAGAAGCAACAGTTCTAAATAATAGTTATAAAGAGGTAATTGATCATGTTTGGCAAATTGTATATAGAGATTTTCTTGATTCCAGCGGTAAATTTCAAAAGTCCAATTGGATTAATCTAAGAAAAGAAGTTTTATCAAAAACATACTCAGACAGCAATGAAGCATATGATGCCATTAGAGATATGCTTTCTAATTTAGATGATTCTTATACAAGATTTTTAGAACCTAAGGAATTTAATCAAATGAGAATTGATACCTCTGGTGAATTAACTGGAGTTGGTATCCAAATAGTTAAAGATAAAGAATCTGATGATTTAATAATCATTTCTCCTATAGAGGGTACCCCTGCATTTGATGCTGGAATTAAAGCTAGAGATAAAATACTCTCCATAGATAATATTTCTACTGATGGCATGAATATTGAGGATGCCGTGAAATTAATAAGAGGACAAAGAGGTACTAAAGTTAAGCTTGAAATTCTTAGAGGTTCTAAATCCTTTTTTAAGATATTATCAAGAGAAAAGATTGAAATAAAATCTGTATCAAGTAAAGTCAATCAAACCAAAAACGGTTTATTAATTGGCTATGTAAGAATTAAACAATTTAATGCAAATGCATCAAAAGAGACTAGAGATGCTATTAAGGATTTAGAAACAAAAAAAGTCGAAGGATATGTTCTTGACTTGAGAAGTAATCCAGGAGGTTTATTAGAATCAAGCATTGATATCTCAAGGCACTTCATTAACAAAGGAGTAATAGTAATTACAGTAAGTAAAGATGGTTTAAAAGAAACAAAAAAAGGAAACGGTCAAGCTCTAACTAAAAAACCCCTAGTTGTCCTAGTTAATGAGGGTTCTGCAAGTGCTAGTGAAATAGTCTCTGGTGCAATAAAGGATAACAAAAGAGGAAAATTAGTTGGGAAGAAAACGTTTGGTAAAGGTCTAGTTCAATCTATGAGAACATTAGTTGATGGTTCAGGATTGACTGTTACAGTAGCTAAGTATTTGACTCCGAACGGTACTGATATAAACAAATCTGGAATTATTCCAGATATAGAAGTAAGAATGAATATCAACCCTATTCTCCAAAGAGAGATTGGAACTAGAAAAGATAAACAATATAGAGCTGGTGAAAAAGAGCTAATAAATATAATTAATAGAAAGAATCAAATAAGCGAATTTAAGCCTGAGACTAAAAACCTTAATGCATTCCTAAAAATTAATAAGGAAGATAAAGTATTTTCATTAAATTAATTACTCATATCCAGCATTCTCTTTATTGGCACATAGGCTCTTCTTATTATTTCCGGGTCAAGTTCGATAGAAGGAGAATTGTTTCTCAAGCAATCTAGAATTTTTTCTAATGTATTTAATTTCATATATGGACACTCGTTGCATTTACAACCTTCTATGTCGGGAACTTCAATAAAAATTTTGTTAGGTTCTTTCTTTTTCATTTGATGAATTATTCCTGGTTCAGTTAGTACCATGTAAGTTTTAGATGGATCTTTACTTACGAAATCAAGCAGCTTACTTGTTGATCCAATAAAGTCTGAGAGAATAAGTAAATTTTGACTACATTCAGGATGAGCAATGACTTTTGATTCTGGATTTTGAAATTTTAATTTTAGAAGTGCTTCTTCACTAAAGGATTCATGAACAATGCAGCTACCAGGCCATAATTTAAGATCTCTTCCTGAATTTTTCTGTACCCATTTCCCAAGGTTCTGATCTGGTGCAAATATTATCTTTTTATCTTCAGGTATCTTTTTAATTAATGAGACTGCGTTACTGCTTGTACATATCAGATCACTTTGAGCTTTTACTTCTGCAGTACAATTTATGTAACTTACGACATAGTGATCTGGATTTTCTTCCCTGAACTTTTGAAATTTATCTGAGGGACAATCGTCTGCTAATGAGCATCCTGCGTCAATATCTGGTAAAAGGACTGTTTTATTAGGGCTTAGTATTTTTGCGGTTTCGGCCATAAAGTGCACGCCGCAAAAAATTATTATATCTGCATCATTATTTGCAGCTTTCCTAGATAGATCTAATGAATCACCAATAAAATCTGCAATTTCCTGAATCTCTGGTGCTTGATAATAGTGCGCAAGAATAATCGCATTAGCTTTTTTGCAACGCTCCTTTATTTCAGAAATCAAATCCTCTTTGTTATGAACTGATTTCTGTTTTGCAGTAGAAGTTATACTGGTCAGGATTTAGAATATCTCTAAATAGATTATATGTCTTTAAACAGAAAAAATTCTGACAAATTTAAAAATTGCTATTGTTGGTGACTGTCATGGTCAATGGTCAGAATTAGACTTGAAAGTTTTATCGATCATTAAACCAAATATTGTTTTATTTGTTGGTGATATTTCTGATGGGAGTGTCAAAATAATTAAAAAAATCAATGAGATCAAAATTCCTACTTTTGTGATTTTAGGAAATCATGATAGAGGGAAAGATTCCACAGGCGAAACTCTCTCAAAGCAGATACGGGTTCTTGGGGAAAAATATTGTGCATGGGATTTGAAAGTTTTCAATAATCAAATAAATTTATTGTCTGCTAGACCATGTAGTTCTGGCGGCGGATATTATCTTTCTAAAGAAGTTCAAGGTGTTTATGGACCTATCACCGAACAAGATTCGAAAAATAAAATTATCAAATGTTCTGAAGAGAGTGTCGAAGATATACCTTTAATAATCATGTCTCATGCTGGCCCCTCGGGTTTAGGCTCAGAACCTAAAAGCATTTGTGGGAAAGACTGGAAATTACCCTCATCAGATTGGGGAGATAGAGATTTGTCTGAGGCTATTTCTCAAATACAAAAGAGAAGAAAAGTTGATCTTGTGATTTTTGGTCATATGCACAACCGGCTTAAAAGAAATCTTGGTTTAAGAGAGATGTTTAAAATTGATAGCAAAGGAACAATTTATTTCAACACTGCTGTAGTCCCAAGATATAAAACTGATGAAGATGGGAAATTACTAATTAACTTTTCATGGATTGAGTTTGAAAAAAAGGGATTAAGTCATGTTTCTCATCGATGGTATTCAGAATCTGGTGAAATTCGTGAAGAAGATAAATTTTTTTAGGATTAGATATTTTTTGTTCATATTTTAAGTATTTTTGGGCTTTTCATATCTTGAAAATAATGTTTGAGACAAGATATAACCTGCAATTCCTGCGGCTGTAAAAGCTAAACCATTTTTAAATAAAGGTAACAAATCATTTGTTCTGGATATTATCGGTGCCAAACCAAAAATTCCAAATAACATTCCCCATAAGGGAGAAAGAAGAGCTAAGAATCCAATTGATATGACTTGCCCTTCTTTTCTTGGAGCAGATGCGAAACCTGCTACTAGCCCTCCAAGAATAGATGTACATAAAGTCCATATATATTGCTCTTTGGGCAGTCCAGGGACAACTTGACATCCTCCTCTTTCAAGGCAAATCTTTACTGAATCAATTGCATCTAATACTGCACCATCCTCACCGTGATCTTTAACATAATATTGGTTGCCAAATCTTGTTTGAAGTTCGACCCAGAATAACCTTGGCATAAAATTAAAATAAGCCTCCCCGACGTTAAAATTCAGTAAATTACCTCCTCTAGGATCTGCAACTATCAACAAACTTGTCTCATCTAAATCCCAATAGTCTTTTATTGCGCTACCAGGAGAACTCTCAAACTGAGATAAATATTTAATTTTCCACCCACTTTCAATTTCTAGATTGTTGAGCTTTTCCTCTAAAGATTTTTTCTGATTAGGGCTTAATGTTTTAGCTAAATCAATTACTGGTGTTTTTTCTTCTGGTAAGAGATTTGGATTATTTATAGCGAAAACGGGTTTATGTGAAATTAAAACTAATATAGATAGAAATATTCCTAATAAATAGTTAATCTTTGAAAGCATAAATAAGTTTTGTCTCTTTATATTTTCGCCGATGAATAGCTTACCCGCGAATAATCCAGATTGGTTAGTAAAAAAAATAATAAAAATGGGCGGGACTATGAGTTTTTATGACTTTATGAATTTTGCTTTAAATGATCCTATTAATGGTTATTACGGTAGCGGTAAAGCTGAGTTAGGCGTTCGAGGAGATTTTGTGACATCACCTTCTTTATCAGATGATTTTGCTTTTTTGGTTGGTAAACAAATAGAAGATTGGTTGATTCAGTTCAAAAGTAGTTTTTTATCTAATAAGAAATTAGCTTTAATTGAATTTGGAGCTGGAGATGGAAGCTTTATGAGTGGATTAATTAAATATTTTTTAGAAAACAGCAAGAATTTTTTAGAAGAAGTTTCTTTTGTAATTATTGAACCTAATGAAGGGATGGTAGAAAAACAAAAGAATAAATTGGAGGAATTTTTGAACTTAGGTATTGATATTTTATGGAAAGGTTTGGATGAAGTAGAGGAAAATAATATAAATGGAATAGTTCTAGCAAATGAGGTTTTGGATGCTTTGCCAGTAGAGAGAATAACCTTCTCAAAAGGAAAATTACTTCGACAAGCAGTTTCTATAGACAAAAAATCTCATAAATTATATTTTGATGAAATGCAAATCACGAGTGAATTGAGAAAAAGTATTGAACTTGCTAAAAGTGAGTTGGGCATCACTATTCCACCTGAAGATGCTTCTGAAGGATGGACGACAGAATGGCATGTAGATAACTCAAAATGGTTAGAAGCTATTTATGGGAAAATCAATAATGGTATTTTATTGATAATTGATTACGCTAAAGAAGCCAAAAAATACTACACCTCTAAGAATTCTGATGGGACGATAGTTTCTTATCAAAATCAAAAAATGACGAATAATGTCCTAGATTCTCCTGGAAATTGCGATTTAACATCTCATGTGTGCATAGAAACTTTAATTAATGATGCTGAGACTCTTGGATTTGATACTGTCGGAATAACTAAACAAGGAGAGGCTTTGTTGACACTTGGATTGGCAGAGAGACTTTATGGGATTCAGAAAGAAATTAAAGAGGATTTATCAAATGCCCTTCTAAGAAGAGAGGCATTACTTAGACTCGTTGATCCTGTTTGTTTAGGTGATTTTAAGTGGTTTGTTTTTAAAAAGTTTAATGAGAAGAAAATGAATATAAATTCAACCTGTTTGCGTTAAGAAAAAAACTTTAAAAATAATGAATCTTCTACGTCATCATATATATCAACAGCACCAATTTCTTTCGGTAATATAAATCTCATTTTGCCATTACGAACTTTTTTATCGCCCATAAGTATTGTTAGAACGTCTTCTTTATTTATTTTTGGGATCTCGGTAGGAAGATCATAACTCTTCAAAAGATTCTTCTGTCTCTCTAATTCTTCTTTAGACCATAACCCTTTCTCAATTGCTATTTCCCCGGCAATATTCATACCAATTGATATTGCCTCACCATGTAGAAATTTGCCGTATCCACATAAATTTTCAATAACGTGACCAAAAGAATGACCATAATTCAATATTGCCCTAACACCATTTTCATGTTCGTCTTGAGAAACAATATGAGACTTTGTTTTAATTGAACTATTAATTATTTTAATTAGATATTCATTTTTGAGATTTATAAGTTCAATTTTGTTTTTTTCAATTTCTAAGTATTCGAAAAGTTCTTTATCTCTTATTATTCCGTATTTTATTACTTCGGCCATGCCTGCACTAAATTCTCTTTTGGGCAAACTTTTTAAAGTTTCTGGATCAATAAAAACTGCTTTAGGTTGATTGAAAGCCCCAATTAAATTCTTACCTTTTGGATGATTTACTCCTGTTTTTCCTCCTACAGATGAATCAACCATTGATAATAATGTTGTTGGAATCTGAATATATTCGATACCTCTCAGCCAAGTCGCAGCTGCAAAACCGCTTACGTCTCCAACAATTCCTCCTCCAAGGGCAATAATTATTGAATTTCTATCTAAGCCAGATTCAAAGGCTACATCATATATCTCACTTAAGGTTTTTAAGTTTTTATATGATTCTCCAGCTTTGATAAGGAACATTTCGGCCTGAAATTTATTATCATTTAAATTATTTAAAAATTTTTCTCCATACAAATTTGATATTTCTTCATTTGAAATAACAAGTATTTTTCTATTCTTTGTTATTCCAATTTTTAAAAGTTCTTCGCTGATATTATTCAGTATCCCTGCTTCTAGAGTTACTTCGTATGACTTATCACCTAATGGGACTAATATTTTTTTCTTATTCACAATTGATTACCTAGTTAAAATTTATAAATATTTGGTATTAAATACTTTATATATTAGCAAAATCTAAGCTCTAGATCCTTAAAAATTCAGTTGTTAAGAATTAGAAATGGTAATAAAATCATGCTATGAGTTTTAAAAAAAATATAAACGATATTAAGAAAAATTATTCCTTAGGAATAATTGGAGGTGGTCAACTGGCTTTGATGTTAACTGAGGCAGCAAAAAAAAGAGATCTAGAAGTATGTGTGCAAACAAAATCTTGTGATGATCCTGCTGGTTTAAAAGCAGATCATGTCATAGAAGCTGATCCTTTAAAGATAAGAGGTAATAAATCATTAATTAATGAGTGTGAAAAAATAATTTTTGAAAATGAATGGATAAAAATTGATAAATTAAATTTAATTGGCAATAACGATATTTTTGTTCCAAGCCTTAATGCAATTAAGCCATTAGTAGATAGGTTTTCTCAAAAAAAATTAATAGACAGAATGAATATTCCCTGCCCAAAATGGATAAGTATTGAAGATTTTAAAAATCTCTCGGATGAGGAAATCAATAATTGGACTTTTCCTCTAATGGCAAAATCAAATAAAGGTGGATATGACGGCAAAGGGAACAGAAAATTAAAGACAAAAGAAGATTTAGATTCTTTTTTAACAGAGAATAACTCTAATGAATGGTTAATAGAAGAATGGATAGAGTATGAAAAAGAACTGGCTCTTGTTGGTTCTAGAGATAGGACTGGTAAGATAAGATTCTTTCCAATAGTTGAGACGTTCCAATCAAACCATGTTTGTGATTGGGTTCTTGCACCTGGAACAAATGAATATGATTTGAACTTATTTGCAATAAATATTTTCTCTTCAGTAGTCAATGAACTTAATTACGTTGGAGTTTTAGCTATTGAATTCTTCTATGGAGATAATGGTCTTTTAATTAATGAAATAGCTCCTAGAACACATAACTCAGCTCATTTCTCTATTGAAGCTTGCACTTCAAGTCAGTTTGATCAATATGTTTGTATTTCTTCTGGGATAATGCCACCTGAAATTAAAATGAACTGTGAAGGTGCAATTATGATAAATCTACTGGGGTTAAAAAAGAATTTCCCAATCTCAATGGAAACCAGAATTAAAATGTTATCTGAAATTGAGGGTTCTAATATTCATTGTTATGGCAAATCTCGCGAAATTATGGGAAGAAAAATGGCTCACGTCACATTTTTATTAACAGGTAAAACGCATTCAGAAAGATATGATGAAGCTCAAATTTTATTAACTATGGTAAGAGACATTTGGCCATCTCCAAATGCATAAAAAAATAAGTTAGAGTTAGATTACTGGATCTTTGGTTAAGTTCTTCTTTATGTGCTCTGATCTGACTCTCTTTCGACATGAGGAGACTGTCGTGATGCGGTAGTAAACCGATCTTGTAATCGGAAACGAAAGCCCACTTTGAATCCTCTTCTGGCATTTCCAGGTCGATGCAGCAGAGAACTGACGGGGATCCGGTGTTACCTATCAAAATGCTTGCTAAAACAGGCTTTGGTAGGTATTTTATTTTTTTGGAATAATTTAGCTGTTTTTATTCTCTATCAGTGTAAATAATTTATTTGTCAAAATACTTGACGATTTTTTTAATGTATTTATATTAATAGTACAGATGTATTATTTAGAAATGACTTTAGGAGGAGCTAATGTTTGGACTAATTTTTCTTACGGTTATCGTAATGAGTCCCCAAGTGGTTGGTTGCTTAGCCCAGACCGCAGCAGATTAATTTTATTTATAAGGAATAAAAAATCTCCAAGAAATAGTATAAGAATTTTTGCTCATACATATTATGCAAATAATTTTGGTGAGCCAATGGCAATTAAATCATCCACTCAAATGTATTTGGATAATGCTTGGGATAAATGGCATGACCTTCAATTAGAAGGTTGGACTTTTGAAGAACTTGAATTACCTGAA from Prochlorococcus marinus XMU1402 includes the following:
- a CDS encoding DUF1651 domain-containing protein, which gives rise to MTLGGANVWTNFSYGYRNESPSGWLLSPDRSRLILFIRNKKSPRNSIRIFAHTYYANNFGEPMAIKSSTQMYLDNAWDKWHDLQLEGWTFEELELPESV